Proteins encoded within one genomic window of Rhododendron vialii isolate Sample 1 chromosome 1a, ASM3025357v1:
- the LOC131308383 gene encoding ATP-dependent helicase BRM-like isoform X2: protein MQSGGGTHQGWNAGPPSPLASPSSTVSAPSGPHLGFDSIQQQKQQRQLLQDQSLQRQLLRKPEGNEAIPAYTAGSRHGILSGGSLVSSSGGSQHPEQSKKFIDLGKQQVASHFWEEGHNRSQGIEQQVLNPVHQPYLQYSFQAAQQKSAPGIQAKMGMVGPLAAKDQDMRMGNLRMQELMPIHANNQAQSLSSKKPLEHTQQAVSNQRIGSKPPPTQATSMGQLMQENMIRPMLAPEAQQSMANNRLAMAAQMEALARERNIDLSIPSNAHLMAQLIPLLQSRMITQQKAHENSMQSSSPVSLPKQQIASLQVSSVSSPRGNSSNDPTVNNPNNSLAQQISFIGRENQVPQRQTMMFGNGMGPITGFDHSSHAKSLPPGLETSQVQNSRQSNRSSPKSTASSVEGGVGNAFSAQGGVAPQMQQEHTVFTKQQLHVLKAQILAFRRLKKGDVTLPQELLRSIAPPPLETQLQQVFLPSGTVNQDRLDGENAEDSAKQSEASRKDPEVLASSSGKKSPIVEGLTRDEKAALTKEPVSVFPSGKEEQQPGILSVKPEQEVERGNQKTLVRSEFTVDREKTVTPQISDTTQAEKPVQATNPPQQKDVGSSKKYHGPLYDFPHFTRKPDYDVYALRLGYEVKDLLLEEGIDMLSKRRAENSEKISGLLAVNLERKRIRPDLVLQLQIEAKKLRLLDLQSRLRDEVNLQQKEIMGMPDRPYRKFVRLCERQRVELTRQVQASQKAIREKQLKSIFQWRKKLLEAHWAIRDARTARNRGVAKHHEKMLREFSKTKDDDRNKRMEALKNNDVERYREMLLEQQTSISGDASERYAVLSSFLTQTEEYLHKMGSKITATKNQQEVEEAVNAAANAARAQGLSDEEVRAAAACAGEEVMIRNHFSKMNAPKNNSSINKYYNLAHAVNERVIRQPSMLRAGTLRDYQLVGLQWMLSLYNNKLNGILADEMGLGKTVQVMALIAYLMEFKGNYGPHLIIVPNAVLVNWKSELHKWLPSVSCIYYVGVKDQRSKLFSQEVSAMKFNILVTTYEFIMFDRSKLSKVDWKYIIIDEAQRMKDRESVLARDLDRYRCQRRLLLTGTPLQNDLKELWSLLNLLLPEVFDNRKAFHDWFSQPFQKDGPTHNTEDDWLETEKKVIIIHRLHQILEPFMLRRRVEDVEGSLPPKVSIVLRCRMSAIQSSIYDWIKSTGTLRVDPEDEERRVQKNPSYQAKTYKPLNNRCMELRKTCNHPLLNYPYFNNFSKDFLVRSCGKLWVLDRILIKLQRTGHRVLLFSTMTKLLDLLEEYLQWRRLVYRRIDGTTSLEDRESAIIDFSSPNTDCFIFLLSIRAAGRGLNLQTADTVIIYDPDPNPKNEEQAVARAHRIGQTREVKVIYMEAVVDKIASHQKEDEFQSGGLSDSEDDLVGKDRYIGSIEGLIRNNIQQYKIDMADEVINAGRFDQRTTHEERRLTLETLLHDEERYQETVHNVPSLQEVNRMIARSEEEVELFDQMDEVFDWTEEMTSYGQVPQWLRVGTREVNATIASLSKKPSKKTLLGGSIAIESSEVASDVIGKKRGRSTGKNKLPSYRELEEENGEFSGDSSEERNGYAGQEEEGEIGEYEDVEFSGAIGEPPNNNNQSEEESTRNDKLVEEAGSSGSSLDSQKMPPQSEELEEGEIAMSGDSHLVLQQSRSGIQYCDEGEGDGEQVLQPKIKRKRSIRVRSRHTMEGTKGKYSIEKPSLHGGNVSQLPSQVDYKYEPHFRNHPGLKVLGEPKVIKPDHYDSSLKSRQSMPLTRITSTSKARASLRSIRLNSASAPSEDAAQHSRESWDGKVMNTSGTSIGGSKMSDVIQRRCKTVISRFQRKIDKEGHEIVPLLTDLWKRIENSVYLSGAANSLLDLRKIGQRVERVEYNGVMELVFDVQFMLKSAMQYFGFSQQVRTEAKKVHDLFFKILNIAFSDTDFQEAKNALSFSSPVATSTSASSLRQEVAGPSKPPKLIKEVDPDPSPPQRPLSRGPVSNIEDKKTRIHVPQKDDLRLLTHPGELVICKKKRNEREKCMSKPGNGSPGPVSPPSIGHNIQNPGPGPGLTRRETRSSQRPTNQPPQQVMGGGAAGEVSWANPVKRLRTDAGKRRPSHL, encoded by the exons AAGGATTGGTTCAAAACCACCTCCAACCCAGGCAACATCGATGGGCCAATTAATGCAGGAAAATATGATTAGACCTATGCTGGCCCCAGAGGCCCAGCAAAGCATGGCAAATAACCGACTTGCTATGGCTGCACAGATGGAGGCTTTGGCACGTGAGCGAAATATTGATTTGTCCATTCCATCAAACGCCCACTTGATGGCTCAGCTTATTCCTCTCTTGCAGTCTAGGATGATTACACAGCAAAAGGCACATGAAAACAGTATGCAGTCTTCTTCGCCTGTCTCCTTGCCAAAGCAGCAGATTGCTTCTCTTCAAGTTTCTAGTGTGAGCTCTCCCCGTGGAAATTCTTCAAATGACCCAACAGTGAACAATCCTAACAACAGCCTGGCACAACAGATTTCTTTTATTGGAAGAGAGAACCAGGTGCCTCAGAGACAGACCATGATGTTTGGTAACGGAATGGGTCCCATCACTGGCTTTGATCACTCATCCCATGCAAAAAGCCTACCACCTGGTCTAGAAACTTCACAAGTGCAAAATTCCAGGCAATCGAACAGAAGTTCTCCAAAATCTACAGCTTCATCTGTTGAGGGAGGTGTGGGAAATGCTTTCTCAGCTCAGGGTGGCGTGGCTCCCCAGATGCAACAAGAGCATACTGTGTTTACCAAACAGCAACTGCATGTTCTTAAAGCACAAATACTGGCATTCAGGCGTCTGAAG AAAGGAGATGTAACTCTTCCACAAGAGCTACTTCGATCCATTGCCCCACCACCACTTGAAACGCAGCTGCAGCAGGTGTTTCTTCCTTCTGGAACAGTTAATCAGGATAGACTTGATGGAGAAAATGCAGAAGACTCTGCAAAACAATCGGAGGCCAGTAGGAAGGATCCTGAGGTTTTAGCATCGTCCAGTGGGAAGAAGAGTCCAATAGTTGAAGGTCTGACAAGAGATGAGAAAGCAGCTTTGACGAAAGAGCCTGTATCAGTGTTTCCTTCTGGAAAGGAAGAGCAGCAACCTGGAATATTATCTGTTAAGCCGGAACAGGAAGTTGAACGTGGTAACCAGAAAACTCTTGTTAGAAGTGAGTTTACAGTCGATAGGGAAAAGACAGTTACACCACAGATTTCTGATACAACTCAAGCTGAGAAACCAGTTCAAGCAACCAATCCGCCTCAGCAAAAGGATGTTGGCTCTTCCAAAAAGTATCACGGACCACTATATGATTTTCCGCATTTCACTCGTAAACCCGACTATGACGTCTATGCTTTGAGATTGGGATACGAGGTCAAGGATCTGCTTCTTGAGGAAGGCATAGATATGCTTAGCAAGAGAAGGGCAGAAAATTCAGAGAAGATAAGCGGTTTACTAGCAGTGAACTTAGAGAGGAAAAGGATTAGGCCAGATCTTGTCTTGCAGCTGCAAATTGAAGCAAAGAAACTTCGACTTTTGGATCTTCAATCACGCTTGAGGGATGAAGTTAATCTACAACAGAAGGAAATAATGGGAATGCCTGATAGGCCATATCGTAAATTTGTTCGACTCTGTGAGCGTCAACGCGTGGAGCTCACTAGGCAAGTACAGGCCTCTCAGAAAGCCATTAGAGAGAAACAACTGAAATCCATTTTTCAGTGGCGTAAGAAGCTCCTTGAGGCCCACTGGGCCATTCGCGATGCGCGGACTGCCCGTAACAGGGGAGTTGCAAAACATCATGAGAAAATGCTGAGAGAGTTCTCAAAAACAAAGGACGATGATCGGAATAAACGGATGGAAGCATTGAAGAACAATGATGTTGAGAGGTATAGGGAAATGTTGCTGGAGCAGCAAACTAGCATCTCTGGTGATGCTTCTGAGAGATATGCTGTTCTCTCATCATTTTTAACACAGACGGAAGAATATCTTCATAAAATGGGAAGTAAAATCACAGCCACAAAGAATCAGCAGGAGGTTGAGGAAGCAGTAAATGCTGCAGCAAATGCTGCTCGGGCTcag GGTCTATCTGATGAAGAAGTAAGGGCAGCAGCAGCTTGTGCCGGAGAGGAAGTAATGATAAGGAATCATTTCTCCAAAATGAATGCACCCAAGAATAATTCGTCTATTAACAA GTACTACAACCTTGCACATGCTGTGAATGAAAGGGTTATAAGGCAGCCCTCAATGCTACGTGCTGGAACCTTACGCGACTATCAACTT GTTGGATTGCAATGGATGCTCTCATTGTATAACAACAAACTAAACGGAATTTTGGCAGATGAGATGGGTCTTGGGAAGACTGTACAG GTGATGGCATTGATTGCTTATCTGATGGAGTTCAAAGGAAACTATGGCCCACATCTTATTATAGTTCCTAATGCTGTTTTGGTGAACTGGAAG AGCGAGTTACACAAGTGGTTGCCATCCGTATCCTGTATTTATTATGTTGGTGTGAAGGATCAACggtcaaaattattttctcaG GAGGTTTCTGCCATGAAATTTAACATCCTTGTGACAACTTATGAGTTCATCATGTTTGACCGTTCGAAGCTTTCAAAAGTTGATTGGAAGTATATCATTATCGACGAAGCGCAACGCATGAAGGACAGAGAATCAGTTCTAGCTCGAGATCTTGATAGATATCGGTGCCAGAGGCGCCTACTTCTAACTGGGACCCCTTTACAG AATGATCTTAAAGAACTCTGGTCACTTCTAAATCTACTCCTTCCTGAAGTTTTTGATAACCGGAAAGCGTTTCATGATTGGTTCTCGCAACCTTTTCAGAAGGATGGTCCCACACATAATACAGAGGATGACTGGCTTGAGACGGAGAAGAAGGTTATCATTATCCACCGACTTCATCAAATTCTGGAGCCTTTTATGCTCCGACGTCGCGTCGAAGATGTGGAAGGCTCACTTCCACCCAAG GTCTCCATTGTTCTAAGGTGTAGGATGTCAGCTATCCAGAGTTCCATTTACGATTGGATTAAATCGACGGGCACTCTTCGAGTTGATCCTGAGGATGAGGAGCGCAGGGTTCAAAAAAATCCATCTTACCAGGCTAAAACATATAAACCTCTAAACAATAGATGTATGGAGCTCCGGAAGACTTGCAATCATCCCTTGCTCAATTACCCTTATTTCAACAACTTCTCTAAGGATTTCCTTGTTAGGTCATGTGGGAAATTGTGGGTCCTAGACAGGATCCTCATAAAGCTTCAGAGAACAGGGCACAGAGTGCTGCTCTTCAGTACAATGACAAAACTTCTTGATCTATTAGAGGAATATCTGCAGTGGCGTAGACTTGTTTACAGGCGGATTGATGGGACAACTAGTTTAGAAGACCGTGAATCGGCTATAATTGATTTTAGTAGCCCTAATACTGACTGCTTCATCTTCTTGCTTAGCATTCGTGCCGCCGGACGGGGTTTAAATCTTCAGACTGCTGACACAGTCATCATATATGATCCAGATCCAAACCCTAAGAACGAGGAACAGGCCGTTGCTAGGGCCCACCGCATTGGACAGACAAGAGAAGTGAAAGTTATTTATATGGAAGCAGTAGTTGACAAAATCGCAAGCCATCAGAAAGAGGATGAATTTCAAAGCGGTGGTTTAAGTGATTCAGAGGATGACCTGGTGGGTAAGGATCGGTATATTGGATCCATTGAGGGGCTCATACGCAATAATATCCAACAGTATAAGATTGATATGGCGGATGAGGTTATTAATGCAGGGCGGTTTGACCAGAGGACTACGCATGAAGAGCGGCGCTTGACTTTGGAGACATTGTTGCACGATGAGGAAAGATATCAAGAAACTGTGCATAATGTCCCGTCGCTGCAGGAAGTAAACCGAATGATTGCTAGAAGTGAAGAAGAAGTAGAGCTCTTTGATCAAATGGATGAAGTTTTTGACTGGACTGAGGAGATGACGAGTTATGGCCAGGTACCCCAGTGGCTTCGTGTCGGCACTAGAGAAGTGAATGCTACTATTGCTAGTTTGTCCAAAAAGCCATCAAAGAAAACCTTATTAGGAGGTAGTATTGCCATAGAATCAAGTGAAGTGGCTTCTGATGTAATTGGGAAAAAGAGGGGACGTTCTACGGGTAAAAACAAGTTACCTAGTTACAGGGAGCTGGAAGAGGAGAATGGGGAATTCTCGGGAGATAGTTCTGAAGAGAGGAATGGGTATGCTGGgcaggaggaggagggagaaatTGGTGAATATGAGGATGTAGAATTTAGTGGTGCCATTGGGGAACCTCCGAATAACAACAATCAATCAGAAGAGGAAAGCACAAGAAACGATAAATTAGTTGAAGAAGCTGGTTCATCAGGATCGTCTTTGGACAGTCAAAAAATGCCACCACAG TCTGAAGAGTTAGAGGAAGGTGAAATTGCTATGTCCGGAGACTCTCATCTGGTCCTCCAGCAATCTAGAAGTGGTATTCAGTATTGTGATGAAGGTGAAGGTGATGGTGAGCAGGTTTTGCAACCCAAAATAAAACGGAAGCGTAGTATTAGGGTTCGTTCACGTCATACCATGGAAGGGACGAAAGGGAAATACTCCATTGAGAAACCATCTCTCCATGGTGGGAATGTATCTCAGTTGCCATCTCAAGTTGACTATAAATATGAACCACATTTTCGGAATCATCCTGGGCTCAAAGTACTTGGAGAGCCCAAGGTTATTAAGCCTGATCATTATGATTCATCGTTGAAAAGTAGGCAGAGTATGCCTTTGACGAGAATCACGAGTACATCAAAAGCACGTGCTTCGCTGAGATCCATTAGATTAAATTCTGCATCTGCCCCTTCAGAAGACGCTGCTCAACATTCTAGGGAAAGTTGGGATGGTAAAGTTATGAACACTAGTGGGACTTCAATTGGCGGAAGTAAGATGTCTGATGTCATTCAAAGAAGG TGCAAGACTGTAATCAGCAGGTTCCAAAGGAAAATAGACAAGGAAGGTCATGAAATCGTACCTCTGCTAACAGATTTGTGGAAGAGGATTGAAAACTCTGTTTACCTGAGTGGGGCTGCAAATAGTCTTTTGGACCTGCGAAAGATTGGTCAGCGTGTTGAGAGAGTCGAATATAATGGAGTGATGGAACTTGTGTTTGATGTGCAGTTTATGTTAAAGAGTGCAATGCAGTATTTTGGATTCTCGCAGCAG GTGAGAACTGAAGCAAAGAAGGTTCATGATCTCTTCTTCAAAATCCTAAATATTGCATTCTCGGACACGGATTTCCAAGAAGCTAAAAATGCGCTCTCTTTCTCTAGCCCAGTAGCTACCTCCACATCTGCTTCATCTTTAAGACAGGAAGTTGCTGGCCCAAGCAAACCACCCAAATTGATAAAGGAGGTAGATCCCGATCCAAGTCCTCCCCAGAGGCCCCTATCACGGGGGCCCGTTTCTAacattgaagacaaaaaaacTCGAATCCATGTCCCTCAGAAGGATGATCTGCGATTATTAACTCACCCGGGGGAGCTTGTAATTTGCAAAAAGAAGAGAAACGAGAGGGAAAAGTGTATGTCGAAGCCGGGGAATGGGTCACCGGGGCCCGTTTCACCTCCAAGCATCGGTCACAATATTCAGAATCCGGGGCCGGGGCCGGGGCTGACCAGGAGGGAGACGAGATCAAGTCAGCGGCCTACCAATCAACCACCTCAACAGGTGATGGGTGGTGGTGCTGCTGGGGAAGTGAGTTGGGCGAATCCGGTGAAGAGATTGAGAACGGATGCTGGGAAAAGGCGGCCCAGCCATTTATGA